A genomic segment from Corylus avellana chromosome ca5, CavTom2PMs-1.0 encodes:
- the LOC132182768 gene encoding uncharacterized protein LOC132182768: MASNLCRLFSSSALKLTFSHTRSDQLTRSLSNSVNRLICSATQQPHPLEENPKQSHKQRLRKRISKTKARKKIKKTTNDYDDNGNFVNKATGEVGGPRGPEPTRFGDWEKNGRCCDF; the protein is encoded by the coding sequence ATGGCGAGCAATCTGTGCCGTTTATTCTCATCAAGCGCTCTCAAGCTGACCTTCTCCCACACCAGATCCGACCAGCTCACTCGCTCGCTGTCGAACTCAGTGAACCGACTCATCTGCTCCGCGACTCAGCAGCCCCATCCGCTCGAAGAAAACCCTAAGCAGAGCCACAAGCAGAGACTACGGAAAAGGATCTCCAAAACGAAAGCCaggaagaaaatcaagaagaCGACGAATGACTACGACGACAATGGCAATTTTGTGAATAAAGCAACTGGCGAGGTCGGTGGGCCCCGTGGTCCGGAGCCCACCCGGTTCGGCGACTGGGAGAAGAACGGCCGGTGCTGTGATTTTTGa